From Pseudomonas poae, the proteins below share one genomic window:
- the nuoM gene encoding NADH-quinone oxidoreductase subunit M, with protein sequence MILPWLILIPFIGGLLCWMGERFGATLPRWIALLTMSLELALGLWLWAHGDYSFAPAPGVDPTFALEFKHVWIQRFGINVHLALDGLSLLMILLTGLLGILSVLCSWKEIQRHVGFFHLNLMWILGGVVGVFLALDLFMFFFFWEMMLVPMYFLIALWGHSSSDGKKTRIYAATKFFIFTQASGLIMLVAILGLVLVNFNNTGVITFNYADLLKTKMSLTTEYILMLGFFIAFAVKLPVVPFHSWLPDAHAQAPTAGSVDLAGILLKTAAYGLLRFALPLFPNASAEFAPIAMTLGLIGIFYGAFLAFAQTDIKRLIAFSSVSHMGFVLIGIYSGSQLALQGAVIQMLAHGVSAAALFILSGQLYERLHTRDMREMGGVWSRIAYLPAISLFFAAASLGLPGTGNFIGEFLILMGAFVQTPWISAIATSGLVFGSVYSLIMIHRAYFGPAKSDTVLQGMDARELIMVLGLAVLLIYIGVYPQPFLDTSAATMHGVQQWFGTAFSQLASAR encoded by the coding sequence ATGATTCTGCCCTGGCTAATCCTGATCCCCTTTATCGGCGGCCTGCTCTGCTGGATGGGTGAACGCTTCGGCGCCACCCTCCCCCGCTGGATTGCGTTGCTGACCATGTCCCTGGAACTCGCGCTCGGCCTCTGGCTGTGGGCCCATGGCGACTATTCATTTGCTCCGGCACCGGGTGTCGATCCCACCTTCGCGCTTGAATTCAAGCACGTGTGGATCCAGCGCTTCGGCATCAACGTGCACCTGGCCCTCGACGGCCTGTCGCTGTTGATGATCCTGCTGACCGGCCTGCTGGGTATCCTCTCGGTACTCTGCTCCTGGAAAGAGATTCAGCGTCACGTGGGCTTCTTCCACCTGAACCTGATGTGGATTTTGGGCGGCGTGGTCGGCGTGTTCCTGGCGCTGGACCTGTTCATGTTCTTCTTCTTCTGGGAAATGATGCTGGTGCCGATGTACTTCCTCATCGCGCTCTGGGGTCACAGTTCTTCGGACGGCAAGAAAACCCGGATCTACGCGGCGACCAAGTTCTTCATCTTCACCCAGGCTTCCGGCCTGATCATGTTGGTGGCGATCCTGGGTCTGGTACTGGTCAACTTCAACAACACCGGCGTGATTACGTTCAACTACGCCGACCTGTTGAAAACCAAGATGTCGCTGACCACCGAGTACATCCTGATGCTGGGCTTCTTCATCGCGTTTGCGGTGAAGCTGCCGGTGGTGCCGTTCCACTCCTGGCTGCCTGACGCTCACGCCCAGGCGCCGACCGCAGGCTCCGTGGACCTGGCCGGTATCCTGTTGAAGACTGCGGCCTACGGCCTGCTGCGTTTTGCCCTGCCGCTGTTCCCGAATGCCTCGGCCGAGTTCGCGCCGATTGCCATGACCCTGGGTCTGATCGGGATTTTCTACGGTGCATTCCTGGCCTTCGCACAAACCGACATCAAGCGTCTGATTGCCTTCTCGTCCGTTTCCCACATGGGTTTCGTACTGATCGGCATCTACTCCGGCAGCCAGCTGGCGCTGCAAGGCGCAGTGATCCAGATGTTGGCTCACGGTGTGTCGGCCGCTGCGCTGTTTATCCTCAGTGGCCAGCTGTACGAGCGCCTGCACACCCGTGACATGCGTGAAATGGGTGGCGTGTGGTCGCGCATTGCGTACCTGCCGGCGATCAGCCTGTTCTTCGCGGCTGCGTCCCTGGGCTTGCCGGGCACCGGTAACTTTATCGGCGAGTTCCTGATCCTGATGGGTGCCTTCGTGCAAACCCCGTGGATCAGCGCCATTGCTACCTCCGGCCTGGTGTTCGGTTCGGTCTACTCGCTGATCATGATCCACCGCGCCTACTTTGGCCCGGCCAAGTCCGACACCGTCCTGCAAGGGATGGATGCTCGCGAACTGATCATGGTGCTCGGCCTTGCGGTCCTGCTGATCTACATCGGCGTGTACCCGCAACCGTTCCTGGACACTTCTGCCGCAACGATGCATGGCGTGCAGCAGTGGTTCGGCACCGCCTTCTCTCAACTCGCTTCGGCCCGGTAA
- the nuoG gene encoding NADH-quinone oxidoreductase subunit NuoG, which yields MATIHVDGKALEVDGADNLLQACLSLGLDIPYFCWHPALGSVGACRQCAVKQYTDENDTRGRIVMSCMTPATDNTWISIEDEESKAFRASVVEWLMTNHPHDCPVCEEGGHCHLQDMTVMTGHNERRYRFTKRTHQNQDLGPFISHEMNRCIACYRCVRFYKDYAGGTDLGVFGAHDNVYFGRVEDGVLESEFSGNLTEVCPTGVFTDKTHSERYNRKWDMQFSPSICHGCSSGCNISPGERYGELRRIENRFNGSVNQYFLCDRGRFGYGYVNREDRPRQPLLAGGAKLSLDDALDKAADLLRGRNIVGIGSPRASLESNYALRELVGAEHFYSGIEAAELERIRLVLQVLNDSPLPVPNMRDIEDHDAIFVLGEDLTQTAARIALSLRQSVKGKAEDMADAMRVQPWLDAAVKNIGQHALNPLFIASLAETKLDDIAEECVHAAPDDLARIGFAVAHALDASAPAVEGLDAEAVELAQRIADALLAAKRPLIIAGTSLGSKALIEAAANIAKALKLRDKNGSISLIVPEANSLGLAMLGGESLDAALQAVTDGKADAIVVLENDLYTRTDSAKVDAALDATKVLIVADHQKTATSDRADLVLPAATFAEGDGTLVSQEGRAQRFFQVFDPKYMDASILVHEGWRWLHALRATLLNQPIDWTQLDHVTAAVAASAPQLARIVDAAPSAAFRIKGMKLAREPLRYSGRTAMRADISVHEPRTPQDNDTAFAFSMEGYSGSVEPRQQVPFAWSPGWNSPQAWNKFQDEVGGHIRAGDPGTRLIESTGDSLNWFAAVPRPFNPAQGTWQVVPFFHLFGSEENSSKAAPVRERIPAAYVSVAKSEADRLGVNDGALLSLNVGGKTLRLPLRINDELGAGLVALPKGLAGIPPAIFGKTVDGLQEAAQ from the coding sequence ATGGCCACTATCCACGTAGACGGCAAAGCGCTCGAAGTCGATGGGGCAGACAACCTGTTACAGGCATGTCTCTCATTAGGCCTCGACATCCCTTATTTCTGCTGGCACCCCGCTCTCGGTAGCGTTGGTGCCTGTCGCCAGTGCGCGGTCAAGCAGTACACCGACGAGAACGACACCCGTGGTCGTATCGTTATGTCCTGCATGACCCCAGCCACCGACAACACCTGGATCTCCATCGAAGATGAAGAATCCAAGGCGTTCCGCGCCAGTGTCGTCGAGTGGCTGATGACCAACCACCCCCACGACTGCCCGGTCTGTGAGGAAGGCGGTCACTGCCACCTGCAAGACATGACGGTGATGACCGGCCACAACGAGCGCCGTTATCGCTTCACCAAACGCACCCACCAGAACCAGGACCTCGGCCCGTTCATTTCCCACGAAATGAACCGCTGCATCGCCTGCTACCGTTGCGTACGCTTCTATAAAGACTACGCCGGCGGCACCGACCTGGGCGTGTTCGGCGCCCACGACAACGTGTACTTCGGTCGCGTTGAAGACGGCGTGCTCGAAAGCGAGTTCTCCGGCAACCTCACCGAGGTCTGCCCGACCGGTGTGTTCACCGACAAGACTCACTCCGAGCGCTACAACCGCAAGTGGGACATGCAGTTCTCGCCGAGCATCTGCCATGGCTGCTCCAGCGGTTGCAACATCTCCCCGGGCGAGCGCTACGGTGAACTGCGTCGTATCGAAAACCGCTTCAACGGTTCGGTCAACCAGTACTTCCTGTGCGACCGTGGCCGTTTCGGCTATGGCTACGTCAACCGTGAAGACCGCCCGCGCCAGCCACTGTTGGCCGGTGGCGCCAAGCTGAGCCTGGACGACGCGCTGGATAAAGCCGCCGACCTGCTGCGCGGGCGCAACATCGTCGGCATCGGTTCGCCACGCGCCAGCCTCGAAAGCAACTACGCGTTGCGCGAACTGGTCGGCGCCGAGCACTTCTACTCCGGTATCGAAGCCGCTGAGCTGGAACGTATCCGTCTGGTCCTGCAAGTGCTGAACGACAGCCCGCTGCCGGTGCCGAACATGCGCGACATCGAAGACCACGATGCCATCTTCGTGCTCGGTGAAGACCTGACCCAGACCGCCGCCCGTATCGCCCTGTCGCTGCGCCAGTCGGTCAAAGGCAAGGCCGAAGACATGGCCGACGCCATGCGCGTGCAGCCGTGGCTGGACGCCGCCGTGAAAAACATTGGCCAGCACGCGCTGAACCCGCTGTTTATTGCGAGCCTGGCTGAAACCAAGCTCGACGACATCGCCGAAGAATGCGTTCACGCAGCGCCGGATGACCTGGCCCGCATCGGTTTCGCCGTGGCCCACGCCCTCGACGCCAGCGCGCCTGCCGTCGAAGGCCTGGACGCTGAAGCGGTTGAACTGGCCCAGCGCATCGCCGACGCCCTGCTGGCAGCCAAACGCCCCTTGATCATTGCCGGCACCTCGCTGGGTTCCAAAGCACTGATCGAAGCCGCTGCCAACATCGCCAAAGCCTTGAAGCTGCGTGACAAGAACGGTTCCATCAGCCTCATCGTGCCGGAAGCCAACAGCCTTGGCCTGGCCATGCTCGGTGGCGAATCGCTGGATGCCGCGCTGCAAGCCGTGACTGACGGTAAAGCCGACGCCATCGTGGTACTGGAAAACGACCTGTACACCCGCACGGATTCGGCCAAGGTCGACGCCGCGCTGGATGCCACCAAGGTACTGATCGTTGCCGACCACCAGAAGACCGCCACCAGCGACCGTGCTGATCTGGTACTGCCAGCCGCCACCTTCGCCGAAGGCGACGGTACACTGGTCAGCCAGGAAGGCCGCGCCCAGCGCTTCTTCCAGGTGTTCGACCCGAAGTACATGGACGCCAGCATCCTGGTTCACGAAGGTTGGCGCTGGCTGCATGCCCTGCGCGCAACCCTGCTGAACCAGCCGATCGACTGGACCCAGCTCGACCACGTCACCGCAGCCGTCGCCGCAAGCGCGCCGCAGTTGGCGCGTATCGTCGACGCCGCACCGTCCGCCGCGTTCCGTATCAAGGGCATGAAACTCGCCCGTGAGCCGCTGCGTTACTCCGGCCGTACCGCCATGCGCGCCGACATCAGCGTGCACGAACCGCGTACCCCGCAAGACAACGACACCGCATTTGCCTTCTCCATGGAAGGTTACTCGGGGTCGGTCGAGCCGCGTCAGCAGGTGCCGTTCGCCTGGTCGCCGGGCTGGAACTCGCCGCAGGCCTGGAACAAGTTCCAGGACGAAGTCGGTGGGCATATCCGCGCTGGCGACCCGGGCACCCGCCTGATCGAAAGCACCGGTGATTCGCTGAACTGGTTCGCCGCCGTACCGCGTCCGTTCAACCCAGCCCAGGGTACCTGGCAGGTTGTGCCGTTCTTCCACCTGTTCGGCAGCGAAGAGAACTCTTCCAAAGCCGCACCGGTGCGAGAGCGCATTCCGGCCGCCTATGTGTCCGTGGCCAAGTCCGAAGCCGACCGCCTGGGCGTCAACGACGGCGCCCTGCTCAGCTTGAACGTTGGCGGCAAGACCCTGCGCCTGCCGCTGCGCATCAACGATGAGTTGGGTGCTGGCCTGGTTGCACTGCCGAAAGGCCTTGCCGGCATTCCGCCTGCGATCTTTGGCAAAACCGTTGACGGTCTGCAGGAGGCAGCGCAATGA
- the nuoJ gene encoding NADH-quinone oxidoreductase subunit J: MEFAFYFASGIAVVSTLRVITNTNPVHALLYLIISLIAVAMTFFSLGAPFAGVLEVIAYAGAIMVLFVFVVMMLNLGPASVAQERVWLKPGIWLGPVVLAALLLGELLYVLFAHQSGQAIGHTTVDAKAVGISLFGPYLLVVELASMLLLAAAITAFHLGRNEAKEQ; the protein is encoded by the coding sequence ATGGAATTCGCTTTCTATTTCGCATCGGGTATCGCGGTTGTGTCCACGCTTCGCGTGATCACCAACACCAACCCTGTGCACGCCCTGCTCTACCTGATCATTTCGCTGATCGCCGTGGCCATGACCTTCTTCAGCCTCGGCGCACCGTTCGCCGGTGTGCTGGAAGTGATCGCCTACGCCGGCGCCATCATGGTGCTGTTCGTGTTTGTGGTGATGATGCTCAACCTCGGGCCGGCTTCGGTCGCCCAGGAGCGCGTCTGGCTCAAGCCCGGCATCTGGCTCGGCCCGGTCGTCCTCGCAGCCCTGCTGCTGGGTGAACTGCTGTATGTGCTGTTCGCTCACCAGAGCGGCCAGGCCATCGGCCACACCACCGTAGACGCGAAAGCCGTGGGCATCAGCCTGTTCGGCCCGTACCTGCTGGTGGTCGAACTGGCGTCGATGCTGCTGCTCGCTGCAGCCATCACTGCCTTCCACTTGGGCCGCAACGAAGCCAAGGAGCAATGA
- the nuoK gene encoding NADH-quinone oxidoreductase subunit NuoK codes for MPAIPLEHGLAVAGILFCLGLVGLMVRRNILFVLMSLEIMMNAAALAFIVAGARWGQPDGQVMFILVISLAAAEASIGLAILLQLYRRFHTLDIDAASEMRG; via the coding sequence ATGCCTGCTATCCCTTTGGAGCATGGTCTGGCGGTCGCCGGCATCCTGTTCTGCCTTGGCCTGGTCGGCCTGATGGTTCGCCGTAACATTCTGTTCGTGTTGATGAGCCTGGAAATCATGATGAACGCCGCAGCACTCGCATTCATCGTTGCGGGCGCACGTTGGGGCCAGCCGGATGGACAAGTCATGTTCATCCTGGTGATCAGCCTGGCAGCCGCCGAGGCCAGTATTGGCCTGGCGATCCTGCTGCAACTGTATCGTCGCTTCCACACGCTTGATATCGACGCTGCCAGTGAGATGCGCGGATGA
- the nuoI gene encoding NADH-quinone oxidoreductase subunit NuoI gives MFKYIGDIVKGTGTQLRSLVMVFGHGFRKRDTLQYPEEAVYLPPRYRGRIVLTRDPDGEERCVACNLCAVACPVGCISLQKAETEDGRWYPDFFRINFSRCIFCGLCEEACPTTAIQLTPDFEMAEFKRQDLVYEKEDLLISGPGKNPDYNFYRVAGMAVAGKPKGAAQNEAEPINVKSLLP, from the coding sequence ATGTTCAAATATATTGGCGACATCGTTAAGGGTACCGGTACCCAGTTGCGAAGCCTGGTGATGGTGTTCGGTCACGGCTTTCGCAAACGCGACACCCTGCAATACCCGGAAGAAGCGGTGTACCTGCCGCCGCGCTATCGCGGCCGTATCGTACTCACCCGTGACCCCGATGGCGAAGAGCGTTGCGTAGCCTGCAACCTGTGCGCCGTGGCGTGCCCGGTGGGTTGCATCTCCCTGCAGAAAGCTGAAACCGAAGACGGTCGCTGGTACCCGGACTTCTTCCGTATCAACTTCTCGCGCTGCATTTTCTGCGGCCTCTGCGAGGAAGCTTGCCCGACCACCGCGATCCAGCTGACACCGGATTTCGAGATGGCCGAGTTCAAACGTCAGGACCTGGTGTACGAGAAAGAAGATCTGCTGATCTCTGGTCCCGGTAAAAACCCTGATTACAACTTCTATCGTGTTGCAGGTATGGCCGTTGCCGGTAAGCCGAAAGGCGCCGCACAAAACGAAGCCGAGCCGATCAACGTGAAGAGCTTGCTGCCTTAA
- the nuoH gene encoding NADH-quinone oxidoreductase subunit NuoH, translated as MTWFTPEVIDVIISVVKAIVILLAVVVAGALLSFVERRLLGWWQDRYGPNRVGPFGMFQIAADMLKMFFKEDWTPPFADKVIFTLAPVVAMSALLIAFAIIPITPTWGVADLNIGLLFFFAMAGLSVYAVLFAGWSSNNKFALLGSLRASAQTVSYEVFMGLALMGIVVQVGSFNMRDIVEYQAQNLWFIIPQFFGFCTFFIAGVAVTHRHPFDQPEAEQELADGYHIEYAGMKWGMFFVGEYIGIILISALLVTLFFGGWHGPFGILPQLAFFWFFLKTAFFIMLFILLRASIPRPRYDQVMDFSWRFCLPLTLINLLVTAAVVLLNTPAGAVQ; from the coding sequence ATGACCTGGTTCACCCCTGAAGTGATCGACGTGATCATCTCGGTCGTCAAGGCCATCGTGATCCTGTTGGCCGTGGTCGTCGCGGGCGCCCTGCTCAGCTTCGTCGAACGTCGCCTGCTGGGCTGGTGGCAGGACCGTTACGGTCCGAACCGCGTTGGCCCATTCGGCATGTTCCAGATCGCCGCCGACATGCTGAAAATGTTCTTCAAGGAAGACTGGACCCCGCCGTTTGCCGACAAGGTGATCTTCACCCTGGCACCGGTCGTGGCCATGAGCGCCTTGCTGATCGCCTTCGCGATCATCCCGATCACCCCGACCTGGGGCGTGGCGGACCTGAACATCGGCTTGCTGTTCTTCTTCGCCATGGCCGGCTTGTCGGTCTACGCGGTGCTGTTCGCCGGTTGGTCGAGCAACAACAAGTTCGCCCTGCTGGGCAGCTTGCGGGCTTCGGCCCAGACCGTGTCCTACGAAGTGTTCATGGGCCTCGCGCTGATGGGCATCGTGGTGCAGGTCGGCTCGTTCAACATGCGTGACATCGTCGAGTACCAGGCGCAGAACCTGTGGTTCATCATTCCGCAGTTCTTCGGCTTCTGTACCTTCTTCATCGCTGGCGTCGCCGTGACTCACCGTCACCCGTTCGACCAGCCGGAAGCGGAACAGGAACTGGCCGACGGTTACCACATCGAATACGCCGGCATGAAATGGGGCATGTTCTTCGTCGGTGAGTACATCGGCATCATCTTGATCTCGGCCCTGCTGGTCACGCTGTTCTTCGGCGGCTGGCACGGTCCGTTCGGCATCCTGCCGCAGTTGGCGTTCTTCTGGTTCTTCCTGAAGACCGCGTTCTTCATCATGTTGTTTATCCTGCTGCGCGCTTCTATCCCGCGTCCACGGTATGACCAGGTGATGGATTTCAGCTGGCGTTTCTGCCTGCCGCTGACCCTGATCAATTTGCTGGTGACGGCTGCCGTTGTGTTGTTGAACACGCCAGCCGGCGCGGTTCAGTGA
- the nuoE gene encoding NADH-quinone oxidoreductase subunit NuoE, translating into MNSTLIQTDRFTLSETERSAIEHELHHYEDPRAASIEALKIVQKERGWVPDGALYAIGEILGIPASDVEGVATFYSQIFRQPVGRHIIRVCDSMVCYIGGHESVVSEIQNKLGIGLGQTTPDGRFTLLPVCCLGNCDKAPALMIDDDTFGDVQPAGVTQLLEGYP; encoded by the coding sequence ATGAACAGCACGCTTATCCAGACAGACCGTTTCACCTTGAGTGAAACCGAGCGCTCGGCCATCGAGCACGAGCTGCATCACTACGAAGACCCGCGCGCGGCGTCGATCGAAGCCTTGAAGATCGTGCAGAAGGAGCGTGGCTGGGTGCCGGACGGCGCCCTCTACGCCATCGGCGAGATCCTCGGCATCCCGGCCAGCGACGTTGAAGGTGTGGCCACGTTCTACAGCCAGATCTTCCGCCAGCCGGTGGGCCGTCACATCATTCGCGTGTGCGACAGCATGGTCTGCTACATCGGTGGTCACGAGTCCGTGGTCAGCGAGATCCAGAACAAGCTGGGCATCGGCCTCGGCCAAACCACCCCGGACGGCCGCTTCACGCTGCTGCCGGTGTGCTGCCTGGGCAACTGCGACAAGGCGCCGGCGTTGATGATCGACGACGACACATTCGGTGACGTACAGCCTGCTGGCGTGACCCAATTGCTCGAGGGCTACCCATGA
- the nuoC gene encoding NADH-quinone oxidoreductase subunit C/D has translation MTTGSARRIPPYKADDQDVVVELNNRFGPDAFTAQATRTGMPVLWVARAKLVEVLTFLRNLPKPYVMLYDLHGVDERLRTKRQGLPSGADFTVFYHLMSLERNSDVMIKVALSESDLSVPTVTGIWPNASWYEREVWDMFGIDFPGHPHLTRIMMPPTWEGHPLRKDFPARATEFDPFSLNLAKQQLEEEAARFRPEDWGMKRSGTNEDYMFLNLGPNHPSAHGAFRIILQLDGEEIVDCVPDIGYHHRGAEKMAERQSWHSFIPYTDRIDYLGGVMNNLPYVLSVEKLAGIKVPDRVDTIRIMMAEFFRITSHLLFLGTYIQDVGAMTPVFFTFTDRQRAYKVIEAITGFRLHPAWYRIGGVAHDLPNGWERLVKEFIDWMPKRLDEYQKAALDNSILKGRTIGVAQYNTKEALEWGVTGAGLRSTGCDFDLRKARPYSGYENFEFEVPLAANGDAYDRCIVRVEEMRQSLKIIEQCMRNMPAGPYKADHPLTTPPPKERTLQHIETLITHFLQVSWGPVMPANESFQMIEATKGINSYYLTSDGGTMSYRTRIRTPSFAHLQQIPSVIKGEMVADLIAYLGSIDFVMADVDR, from the coding sequence ATGACTACAGGCAGTGCTCGACGCATCCCGCCTTATAAGGCAGACGACCAGGATGTGGTCGTCGAACTCAATAACCGTTTTGGCCCTGACGCCTTCACCGCCCAGGCCACACGCACCGGTATGCCGGTGCTGTGGGTGGCGCGCGCCAAGCTCGTCGAAGTCCTGACCTTCCTGCGCAACCTGCCCAAGCCGTACGTCATGCTGTATGACCTGCATGGCGTGGACGAGCGTCTGCGCACCAAGCGCCAGGGGCTGCCGAGCGGTGCCGATTTCACCGTGTTCTACCACCTGATGTCGCTGGAACGTAACAGCGACGTGATGATCAAGGTTGCCCTGTCCGAAAGCGACTTGAGCGTGCCGACCGTGACCGGTATCTGGCCGAATGCCAGCTGGTACGAGCGTGAAGTCTGGGACATGTTCGGGATCGACTTCCCGGGCCACCCGCACCTGACGCGCATCATGATGCCGCCGACCTGGGAAGGTCACCCGCTGCGCAAGGACTTCCCTGCCCGCGCCACCGAATTCGACCCGTTCAGCCTCAACCTCGCCAAGCAACAGCTTGAAGAAGAGGCTGCACGCTTCCGTCCGGAAGACTGGGGCATGAAGCGCTCCGGCACCAACGAGGACTACATGTTCCTCAACCTGGGTCCGAACCACCCTTCGGCTCACGGTGCCTTCCGTATCATCCTGCAACTGGACGGCGAAGAAATCGTCGACTGCGTGCCGGACATCGGCTACCACCACCGTGGTGCCGAGAAGATGGCCGAGCGTCAGTCCTGGCACAGCTTCATCCCGTACACCGACCGTATCGACTACCTCGGCGGCGTGATGAACAACCTGCCGTACGTGCTCTCGGTCGAGAAGCTGGCCGGCATCAAGGTGCCGGACCGCGTCGACACCATCCGCATCATGATGGCCGAGTTCTTCCGGATCACCAGCCACCTGCTGTTCCTGGGTACTTACATCCAGGACGTCGGCGCCATGACCCCGGTGTTCTTCACCTTCACCGACCGTCAGCGCGCCTACAAGGTTATCGAAGCCATCACCGGTTTCCGTCTGCACCCGGCCTGGTACCGCATCGGCGGTGTGGCGCACGACCTGCCGAATGGCTGGGAACGCCTGGTCAAGGAGTTCATCGACTGGATGCCCAAGCGTCTGGACGAGTACCAAAAGGCTGCGCTGGACAACAGCATCCTCAAAGGCCGGACCATCGGCGTCGCGCAGTACAACACCAAAGAGGCCCTGGAATGGGGCGTCACCGGTGCCGGCCTGCGCTCCACCGGCTGCGATTTCGACCTACGTAAAGCGCGCCCGTACTCCGGCTACGAGAACTTCGAATTCGAAGTGCCGCTGGCCGCGAATGGCGATGCCTACGACCGTTGCATCGTGCGCGTCGAAGAAATGCGCCAGAGCCTGAAGATCATCGAGCAGTGCATGCGCAACATGCCGGCAGGCCCGTACAAGGCGGACCATCCGCTGACCACGCCGCCGCCCAAAGAGCGCACGCTGCAGCACATCGAAACCCTGATCACGCACTTCCTGCAAGTTTCGTGGGGCCCGGTAATGCCGGCCAACGAATCCTTCCAGATGATCGAAGCGACCAAGGGTATCAACAGTTATTACCTGACGAGCGATGGCGGCACCATGAGCTACCGCACCCGGATTCGTACCCCAAGTTTTGCCCACTTGCAGCAGATCCCTTCGGTGATCAAAGGCGAGATGGTCGCGGACTTGATTGCGTACCTGGGTAGTATCGATTTCGTTATGGCCGACGTGGACCGCTAA
- the nuoL gene encoding NADH-quinone oxidoreductase subunit L: MNMIFLTFVFPLIGFLLLSFSRGRWSENLSALIGVGSIGLSAIVAAYVIWQFNVAPPEGGHYTLVLWQWMSVEGFKPNFALYVDGLSITMLGVVVGVGFLIHLFASWYMRGEAGYSRFFSYTNLFIASMLFLVLGDNLLFLYFGWEGVGLCSYLLIGFYYSNRNNGNAALKAFIVTRIGDVFMAIGLFILFQQVGTLNIQELLVLAPQKFQVGDFWITLATLMLLGGAVGKSAQLPLQTWLADAMAGPTPVSALIHAATMVTAGVYLIARTHGLFTLAPDILHLVGIVGGVTLVLAGFAALVQTDIKRILAYSTMSQIGYMFLALGVGAWDAAIFHLMTHAFFKALLFLASGAVIVACHHEQNIFKMGGLWKKLPLAYASFIVGGAALAALPLVTAGFYSKDEILWEAFASGNQNLLYAGLVGAFMTSLYTFRLIFITFHGEAKTEAHAGHGISHWLPLSVLIILSTFIGAMITPPLAGVLPESAGHAGGAAKHSLEIASGAIALAGILLAALLFLGKRRFVTAVANSGIGRFLSAWWFAAWGFDWIYDKLFVKPYLAISHVLRKDPLDQTIGLIPRAAKAGHTALSRSETGQLRWYAASMAAGAVLVIGAIVVVAV; encoded by the coding sequence ATGAACATGATCTTTCTGACTTTCGTATTTCCCCTGATCGGTTTCCTGCTGCTGTCGTTCTCTCGTGGACGCTGGTCGGAAAACCTGTCTGCCCTGATCGGTGTGGGTTCGATTGGCCTGTCGGCCATCGTCGCTGCCTACGTCATCTGGCAATTCAACGTGGCGCCGCCGGAAGGCGGTCACTACACCCTGGTGCTGTGGCAGTGGATGTCGGTGGAAGGCTTCAAGCCCAACTTCGCCCTCTACGTCGACGGCCTGTCGATCACCATGCTCGGCGTGGTGGTGGGTGTTGGCTTCCTGATCCACCTGTTCGCGTCCTGGTACATGCGCGGTGAAGCCGGTTACTCGCGCTTCTTCTCGTACACCAACCTGTTTATCGCCAGCATGCTGTTCCTGGTGCTCGGCGATAACCTGTTGTTCCTGTACTTCGGCTGGGAAGGCGTGGGCCTGTGCTCGTACCTGTTGATTGGTTTCTACTACAGCAACCGCAACAACGGTAACGCGGCACTCAAGGCGTTTATCGTTACCCGGATCGGCGACGTGTTCATGGCCATCGGCCTGTTCATCCTGTTCCAACAGGTGGGCACGCTGAATATCCAGGAACTGCTGGTGCTGGCACCGCAGAAATTCCAGGTCGGTGACTTCTGGATCACCCTGGCGACCCTGATGCTGCTGGGCGGCGCCGTGGGTAAATCCGCGCAACTGCCGCTGCAAACCTGGCTGGCGGATGCGATGGCCGGCCCTACCCCGGTTTCGGCATTGATCCACGCCGCAACCATGGTGACCGCCGGTGTCTACCTGATCGCCCGTACCCACGGCCTGTTCACTCTGGCGCCGGACATCCTGCATCTTGTCGGCATCGTCGGTGGCGTGACCCTGGTGCTGGCCGGCTTCGCCGCGCTGGTGCAAACCGACATCAAGCGGATCCTCGCCTACTCGACCATGAGCCAGATCGGCTACATGTTCCTGGCCCTGGGCGTCGGCGCCTGGGACGCGGCGATCTTCCACCTGATGACCCACGCCTTCTTCAAGGCCCTGCTGTTCCTTGCCTCCGGTGCGGTAATCGTTGCCTGCCACCACGAGCAGAACATCTTCAAGATGGGCGGCCTGTGGAAGAAACTGCCACTGGCCTACGCCAGCTTCATCGTCGGTGGTGCCGCCCTGGCCGCCCTGCCGTTGGTGACCGCAGGTTTCTACTCCAAAGACGAAATCCTCTGGGAAGCCTTTGCCAGCGGTAACCAGAACCTGCTGTATGCAGGCCTGGTGGGTGCCTTCATGACCTCGCTGTACACCTTCCGCCTGATCTTCATCACCTTCCACGGTGAAGCCAAGACCGAAGCGCACGCAGGCCACGGCATCTCCCACTGGCTGCCACTGTCGGTGCTGATCATCCTGTCGACTTTCATCGGCGCCATGATCACCCCGCCACTGGCCGGTGTACTGCCGGAAAGCGCCGGGCATGCCGGTGGCGCCGCCAAGCACAGCCTGGAAATCGCCTCGGGCGCCATCGCCCTGGCCGGTATCCTGCTGGCGGCCCTGCTGTTCCTCGGCAAGCGTCGCTTCGTCACAGCCGTCGCCAACAGCGGCATCGGCCGCTTCCTGTCGGCCTGGTGGTTCGCTGCCTGGGGCTTCGACTGGATCTACGACAAACTGTTCGTCAAGCCTTACCTAGCCATCAGCCATGTATTGCGCAAAGACCCGCTCGACCAGACCATCGGTTTGATCCCGCGTGCCGCCAAGGCCGGTCACACCGCCCTGAGCCGCAGCGAGACTGGCCAACTGCGCTGGTATGCAGCTTCCATGGCGGCCGGTGCCGTGCTGGTGATCGGCGCCATCGTGGTGGTAGCGGTCTGA